AGGACATCTGGCGCCACCTGCCCAAGCGCGCGGGCGATCCCGATTCGGTGCACCTGGCCGACATGCCGGCCGGCGCCCGCGCCGACGACGACCCGGTGTGGACGACTCTGCTGGACTACCGCGACGGCGCGTACAAGGCGATCGAGGCGTTCCGCGCGCAGAAGCACAAATCCACCGACGCGCACGTGACGATCACGCCGCGCGCCGCCGACCGCGACGTGCTCGCCGCCCACCTGGCCGAACTCACGGAGCTGCTGATCGTGTCGAAGGTGTCGCTCGCCGACGCGAATGCGGACGAGCCCGCATTCGCCGTCGGCCAGGCGCCCGGCGAGCGCTGCGCGCGCTGCTGGCGGTTCTTCGAGCAGATGTCGGCGAGCCACCCGGACCTGTGCCCGCGTTGCTCGGACGCGGTCGCCGCGCTACACCGATAGGCGCCATGCCTCGCCGCTACAAGATCTTCCTGGCGTTTTGCGCGGCCACGATTGCGCTCGATCAGGTCACCAAACTGTGGGCGCGCCGGCTGCCGACCGACGCGCGCGGCTACGGGATCCCACAGCCGGTGATCGACAACTTCTGGGACTGGCGGCTGTCGTTCAACACCGGCTCCGCGTTCGGCCTGTTCCACTCGGTCGACGGCGCGCGCATCTTCCTGTCGATCGTCGCGGTCGTCGCCGTCGTCGCGATCGTGTGGATGCTCGTCAAGGCGGCCGACGAGCAACGCTGGTTCGTGGTCGCGCTGGGCCTGGTCGCCGGCGGCGCGATCGGCAACCTCATCGACCGCATCGCGTTCGGCAAGGTCACCGACTTCATCGTGTGGAAGTACCACGAGCACGAATGGCCGACGTTCAACATCGCCGACGCGGCGCTGTGCGTCGGCGTCGGGCTGATGTTCCTCAGCGAGTTCAAGAAGGAGGGTCGCGAGCCGGTCGCCGCCGGCGATCCGGCCGACTGACCGGACCGTGCGGCGCCGACCGTTCGACGCCTCGCCCGCGCGCCGCGCTCCCGCGGCCGACCGGCGGCGGATTGCCCTGCCGGAGGTCGCGCGCGCCGGCGCCAACGCGCCGCCATGAAACCGATCCTGTTCGCCCCGTTCGGCGTCGAGTTCCCCGCCTATACGACACTGCTTCTGACCGGCTTTTTGGTCGCGGTCTGGCTGGCCCGTCGCGAAGCCGACCGGGTCGGCCTGCCGGGCGAAAAAATCGTCGACCTTGGGCTGGCCATGCTGGTCGCCGGCATCGCCGGGGCCCGCATCCTGTCGGTCCTCACCGACGGCATGCTGATGGACTTCGTCCACCTGTGCACCGACCCGAAGCTCGTGCGCGCGCGCGATGCACTGGTCGACACGTGCACGGCCGACGCGCAGTGCGGGTTCGACTATCTGTGTGACCTGGCCACCCACCGCTGCTACCCGCCGCGCGACTGCCTCGCGGCGCTCAAGTTCTGGAACGGCGGCCTCACCTACTACGGCGGCCTGATCGCCGCGGTGCCGGCCGGGCTGTACCTCGCGCGCCGGTGGAAGCTCGGCGCGCTGCGAACCGCCGACCTCGTCGCGCCGTATCTGATGATCGGCCTGTTCTTCGGCCGCCTCGGTTGCTTCTTCAACGGATGCTGCTACGGCGCACCGACCGACTCGTGGGTCGGCGTCGTGTTTCCGCCGCACCCGGACCGGCCGCACGTGCCGCTGCACCCGGTCCAGCTGTACGAGGCGGTGGCGGTGCTCGCGATCGCCGCGGTGCTGTACGGCGTGGTGCGGCCGCGCCGCCGCGCCGACGGCGAGGTGTTCGGCTGGATGCTGGCGCTGTACGCCGTGTGGCGGTTCGTCGTCGAGTTCTGGCGCATCGACCAGCGCGGCGGGCTCGGCCCGCTGGCGACGTCCCAGTGGCTGTCGATCCCGCTGGCCACGGCCGGCGGGTGGCTGATTTGGCGAGCCCGCCGCGCATCCGCTACGATCGGCGCGTGAACCGGATCGCCGCGATCGCCGTCGCGCTGGCCGCGTCCGCCGCGTGCGCGGACGAGGCGGGCACGCACCCGCCCGGCGGCGGCGGGGGCGGCGGTACGGGCGGTCGCATCGACGCGGGCGCGGATGCCGGCGCGGGCGAGCCCGACGCGGCGCACGCCGCGGCCATCGCCGGGCGCCTGTGCGAGGCGACCGACCTGCGCGCGCCGACCGCGTGCCCCGCGGGCGCCGACTTCTCCGGCACGGTGGTCGCCAACGCGACCACCGGCGACGCCGCCACCGCGGCGGCCGACGGCCGGTTCGAACTGCCGGCGGCGCCGGGTCTGCGCGCCGCCACCTTGCGGCTCGCGCCGGGAGACGCGGTGTACCGCGCGTCGCTGGCGCCGATCGTCCTGCGAGACGACGGCACCGCCGGCCCGCTCGACCTGCCGGTCGTGCCCGAGGAGGACTGGGCCGCTCTCACCAGGACGATCGCGGCGCCCAACGCGCTCGGGCTCGCGGCCATCGTCGTGTACGCGGTCGACGGCGGCGCGCCGCTGTCCGGCGTGACCGTGGCCGCGGGTGCCGGCGAGGGCGAGGTCTACTACGACGACGGCGGCCCGCTGAGCTGGGACCAGGACGCCGCCGGCACCGGCGAGGCCGGCGTCATCCTGATCGCGGGCCTGTCGCCGTCGGACCCCGATCGCGACCTGTCGCTCACCGACGGCGTCCGCTCCGTCACCCTGCCGGCCGTCCCGATCGAAGCCGACGCGATCACGTTCGTCACCGCGCCGTTTTAGCTCGCGGCGCGCTCCGGTCGCCGGCGAGCGCGGCGCGCCACGCGGCGGCCTTCTCCTCGGTCTCCTCGTACTCGCGCGCCGCCGTCGAGTCGGCGACGATGCCGCCGCCGACGCACAGCGCCAGCTGCCCGCCCGCGATCGTCGCGGTGCGGATCGCGATGGACAGGTCGATCGCACCGCCGGGACCGATCCGCCCGATCGCGCCGCAGTACACGCCTCGGCGGAACGGCTCGAGCTCGTCGATGATCTGCATCGCGCGCACCTTGGGCGCGCCGGTGATCGATCCGCCCGGAAACGTCGCGCGCAGGATGTCCGCGACTCCGACGCCCGGACGCAGTCGACAGCTCACCGTCGACACCACGTGGTACAGCGTCGGCAGTTCGACGACGCGCGCGAACGAGTCGACGGCGACGCTGCCCGGCACGGCCACGCGGCCGAGGTCGTTGCGCTCGAGGTCGACGATCATGAGGTGCTCGGCGCGCTCCTTGGCGTCCGCGGCCAGCTCCGCCGCCGCGTCGCGATCGCGCGCGGGATCTCCCGTGCGCCGGCGCGTCCCCTTGATCGGGCGGGTCTCGAGCCGATCCGACCCGGGCGCGCGGTACAGAAACCGCTCCGGCGACGCCGACACGACGCGCACCGCCGGGGTGTCGAGCACGGCGCCGAACGCGCACGCCGACCGCGCGATCACCGCGGCGTATAACCCGAGCGCGTCGCCGCCGGCGACGACCGGCGCAACCAGCCGGCGCGCGAGGTTGACCTGGTAGACGTCGCCCGCGCGGATGTACGCGAGCGCGCGCGCGACGGCCGCCTCGTAGTCGCCGCGCCGCGCGCCGTCGACCAGCGCGCCGAACCGCGGCGCGGCGACCGCGGGCGGCGGCTCCGCCGGGTCGGCCGGAAAGCGCGCGACCGCGTCCGGCTCCCACAAGCCGAACCACAGGTCCGGCTCGACCCCGGGCCGCGGTGCGAACGCCCCGCGCTCGATCGTGCGGCCCAGGTCGTACGCGAGGTAGCCGATGGCGACGCGCGCCGCGGCCAGCTCCTCGAGCGCCGCCAGCGGGTCCGCGTCGGCGCGCGCGATCGCGCGGCCGCGGCGGTCGCGGACGACCACGCGCCGGCCGCGCGCCTCGATCGTCTCGATCGGATCGGATGCGACGTACGACATCTGGCCGCAGCCATCGTCGTCGCGCGCGCTGTGCAGCAGCACCCGGCCCGGCCGGCCCGCGCGCGCCGCCGCCTCGGCGAGCGCGCCGCCAGTCACGCGCCGCTCTCCCCGCCGCCGGCGTCCCCGCCTCGCCTCGCGCGCCGCTGCCGCCTCGCCGCGCGCCGCGCCCGCCTGCGCGCCCGCCGCAACGCGGCGAGCTTTTCCCGCCGGCGTCGAAGCCGCTCCTTGACCATCGCCCGCGTCACCCCGCGCGCCGCCTGCTCCGCGGCCTGCCGTTCCGCCGCGCGGACGAAAAACCGGAAGTACTCCGCCGCCGACAGAACCGACATCACGAGCGACAGATACAGCAGATAGATGCCGACCTCGTGAAAGTCGAGCGCGTAGTCGAACAGCAGGATGCGGTAGCGAAAGTGAATCAGCAGAAATACGATTCCCGCCGACTGTAGGGCCGTCTTGGTCTTGCCGCCGGCGCCGGCCGCGATGACCAACCCCTGCTGCGACGCGATCGCGCGCAGCCCCGTCACCGCCAGCTCGCGCGCCATCAATACGACGACGAGCCACGCCGGCGCGCGGCCGCGATCGACGAGCACGACCAGCACCGACAGCACCATGAGCTTGTCGGCCAACGGGTCGAGAAACTTGCCGAGCACGGTGACCAGTCCCATGCGCCGCGCGAGGTAGCCGTCGATCAAGTCGGTCACCATCGCGGCGCAAAA
Above is a genomic segment from Deltaproteobacteria bacterium containing:
- the lspA gene encoding signal peptidase II gives rise to the protein MPRRYKIFLAFCAATIALDQVTKLWARRLPTDARGYGIPQPVIDNFWDWRLSFNTGSAFGLFHSVDGARIFLSIVAVVAVVAIVWMLVKAADEQRWFVVALGLVAGGAIGNLIDRIAFGKVTDFIVWKYHEHEWPTFNIADAALCVGVGLMFLSEFKKEGREPVAAGDPAD
- a CDS encoding prolipoprotein diacylglyceryl transferase: MKPILFAPFGVEFPAYTTLLLTGFLVAVWLARREADRVGLPGEKIVDLGLAMLVAGIAGARILSVLTDGMLMDFVHLCTDPKLVRARDALVDTCTADAQCGFDYLCDLATHRCYPPRDCLAALKFWNGGLTYYGGLIAAVPAGLYLARRWKLGALRTADLVAPYLMIGLFFGRLGCFFNGCCYGAPTDSWVGVVFPPHPDRPHVPLHPVQLYEAVAVLAIAAVLYGVVRPRRRADGEVFGWMLALYAVWRFVVEFWRIDQRGGLGPLATSQWLSIPLATAGGWLIWRARRASATIGA
- a CDS encoding anthranilate synthase component I family protein yields the protein MTGGALAEAAARAGRPGRVLLHSARDDDGCGQMSYVASDPIETIEARGRRVVVRDRRGRAIARADADPLAALEELAAARVAIGYLAYDLGRTIERGAFAPRPGVEPDLWFGLWEPDAVARFPADPAEPPPAVAAPRFGALVDGARRGDYEAAVARALAYIRAGDVYQVNLARRLVAPVVAGGDALGLYAAVIARSACAFGAVLDTPAVRVVSASPERFLYRAPGSDRLETRPIKGTRRRTGDPARDRDAAAELAADAKERAEHLMIVDLERNDLGRVAVPGSVAVDSFARVVELPTLYHVVSTVSCRLRPGVGVADILRATFPGGSITGAPKVRAMQIIDELEPFRRGVYCGAIGRIGPGGAIDLSIAIRTATIAGGQLALCVGGGIVADSTAAREYEETEEKAAAWRAALAGDRSAPRAKTAR
- the pgsA gene encoding CDP-diacylglycerol--glycerol-3-phosphate 3-phosphatidyltransferase — its product is MRWAGGGRPRRDRRVPRSRSSPRIDKRSGRTVTRPRQPFRPLRDEISDVPNLLTLARIAMIPGVLACVDNYSPRLSALAALLFCAAMVTDLIDGYLARRMGLVTVLGKFLDPLADKLMVLSVLVVLVDRGRAPAWLVVVLMARELAVTGLRAIASQQGLVIAAGAGGKTKTALQSAGIVFLLIHFRYRILLFDYALDFHEVGIYLLYLSLVMSVLSAAEYFRFFVRAAERQAAEQAARGVTRAMVKERLRRRREKLAALRRARRRARRAARRQRRARRGGDAGGGESGA